In Comamonas sp. lk, the following proteins share a genomic window:
- a CDS encoding AraC family transcriptional regulator, with translation MLNTLGHDGHALLRQFGIDKRALRDPLVPSSIHLHGRILLAAIELSGHEDLPLLVGGGSQLENVGPVRALALNAATARAALEDLRHYASMWYRGLNMTLEEDQGYAVLGYTAKVEFPGREALLSAYLAGGMTSLRLVLGAEWKPALVRVAHRRPANLEAWAKLFRAPILFDQPRHELLFPAAELDKPRGRTDAQLDAFLKRQLDALEVSEPSDFAGQVKRAIESQLLRGDCSNERIASMFGVHRHTLYRRLAGMDADYTSLLEQSRCRLATQLLSDTDMPLGEIAAMLGYSTQGNFTRAFCRWFKATPSEWRRANTAQVGFMHSRIK, from the coding sequence ATGCTCAACACACTGGGCCACGATGGGCACGCGCTGCTGCGTCAGTTCGGCATCGACAAGCGTGCTCTGCGCGACCCCCTGGTGCCTTCGTCAATCCACCTGCACGGGCGTATTCTTCTCGCCGCCATCGAGCTCAGCGGCCATGAGGACCTACCGTTGTTAGTGGGCGGAGGATCGCAGCTCGAAAACGTGGGGCCGGTGCGTGCCCTTGCGCTCAATGCGGCAACAGCACGCGCAGCGCTTGAGGACTTGCGGCATTACGCAAGCATGTGGTATCGCGGCCTTAACATGACACTAGAGGAAGATCAGGGTTATGCGGTACTGGGCTACACCGCCAAGGTGGAGTTTCCCGGTCGGGAAGCTCTGCTGAGCGCCTACCTAGCCGGTGGTATGACGAGCCTGCGCCTAGTCTTGGGCGCGGAGTGGAAACCTGCTCTGGTACGTGTCGCCCATCGTCGGCCGGCCAACCTGGAGGCTTGGGCCAAGCTTTTTCGTGCGCCGATACTGTTCGACCAGCCGCGACATGAGTTGCTGTTTCCGGCCGCAGAGCTCGATAAGCCGCGCGGACGCACCGATGCGCAGCTCGATGCTTTCCTCAAGCGGCAGCTTGATGCTCTGGAGGTCAGCGAGCCCTCGGATTTTGCTGGTCAGGTGAAACGCGCGATCGAGAGTCAGTTGCTGCGCGGCGACTGCAGCAACGAGCGTATCGCCAGCATGTTCGGGGTGCACCGGCATACGCTTTACCGGCGGCTTGCAGGAATGGACGCCGACTACACCAGCTTGCTGGAGCAGTCGCGTTGTCGTCTGGCGACGCAACTTCTGTCAGACACGGACATGCCGCTAGGCGAGATCGCCGCAATGCTCGGCTACAGCACCCAGGGCAACTTCACGCGCGCGTTCTGCCGCTGGTTCAAGGCCACGCCTAGCGAATGGCGGCGTGCGAATACTGCGCAGGTTGGATTCATGCACTCTAGGATAAAGTGA
- a CDS encoding LysR family transcriptional regulator translates to MPSPYPFSELQRSDDVATPEGKQLFSRLTKQGRLRQLQLLVALQQCGSVLQAAVHLNMSQSAATQALAELERVLDMKLFERHARGMRPTVAGQTLIDAAHGMLAGLQEVSESLASIRRGAAAALRMGSIPAAAMSILSQLLPRFYEAHPQVHVDVHEDASTPLLSQLMASRLDVVFCRQPQMLPAAFAFEPLLLDAAVVIADVEHALVGRRDVALQSLRGARWVLPSFGIAVRSIVENEILPVLEDASWFPASTVSLPVLEGLLTQPGAVSLVPRSILPGLRTQGRVRVLDVRIAGGLPPLGAVYRIDRAPSLLQEMLRLWQRLKLDHAAPVPAA, encoded by the coding sequence ATGCCCAGCCCATATCCTTTTTCCGAGTTGCAGCGCAGCGACGATGTCGCGACGCCAGAAGGCAAGCAGCTGTTCTCCCGTTTGACCAAACAGGGGCGCTTGCGCCAGCTACAGCTGCTGGTGGCGCTGCAGCAGTGCGGCTCGGTCCTGCAGGCTGCCGTGCACCTGAACATGAGCCAGTCGGCTGCCACCCAGGCCTTGGCAGAGCTGGAGCGGGTGCTGGACATGAAGCTGTTCGAGCGCCATGCGCGGGGCATGCGGCCCACGGTGGCGGGCCAGACCTTGATTGATGCTGCGCACGGCATGCTGGCCGGGCTGCAGGAGGTTTCAGAGTCGCTGGCCTCCATACGCCGTGGGGCGGCCGCTGCGCTGCGCATGGGCTCTATTCCTGCGGCGGCCATGTCCATCCTGTCGCAGCTGCTGCCGCGCTTTTATGAGGCGCATCCGCAGGTACATGTGGATGTGCACGAGGACGCCAGCACGCCTTTGCTGTCGCAACTCATGGCCTCCCGCCTGGACGTGGTGTTCTGTCGCCAGCCCCAGATGCTGCCGGCCGCTTTCGCCTTCGAGCCTTTGCTGCTGGATGCGGCCGTGGTGATTGCCGATGTGGAACATGCTCTGGTGGGGCGCCGCGATGTGGCGCTGCAGTCTCTGAGAGGCGCACGCTGGGTGTTGCCCAGCTTCGGTATCGCAGTGCGCAGCATCGTGGAAAACGAGATCCTGCCGGTGCTCGAGGATGCGTCATGGTTTCCTGCCTCTACCGTGTCCCTGCCGGTGCTTGAGGGGCTGCTGACCCAGCCCGGAGCGGTATCCCTGGTGCCACGCAGCATTTTGCCGGGCCTGCGAACCCAGGGCCGCGTGCGCGTGCTGGATGTGCGCATAGCCGGCGGCTTGCCGCCGCTGGGGGCCGTGTATCGCATAGACCGTGCGCCCTCGCTGCTGCAGGAGATGCTCAGGCTGTGGCAGAGGCTCAAGCTTGATCACGCCGCGCCCGTGCCTGCGGCTTAG
- a CDS encoding tripartite tricarboxylate transporter substrate binding protein BugE produces the protein MSTPSCQHRRFRRLSLISLAAASTLWALPAAQALAADVYPSKPVKLIVPFAAGGSTDIVARVIAEGMRSTLGQPVIVDNKGGAGGLIGSEAIAQAAADGYTIGMATVSTATINPLLYKRAIKLEGKLLPVANLVTMPSVYMAHPKMGVNNFNDFLAKIKAQPGSYSAGVPGLGTLGHLMVASFNETMKTQIQIVPYRGNGPALNDALAGMVQIMTDQLPSAMPQIKGGKLVPVVVASHGRSPDLPNVPTFKELGYEELNELGISWFGLVVPSGTPAAIVKQLQEAAVKAAHLPEVQKHLKNLGATSTETPPAQFPAQIAAELKRNKALLDKAGVKPE, from the coding sequence ATGTCCACACCCTCATGCCAACACCGCCGCTTTCGCCGCCTCAGCCTGATCTCCCTGGCCGCCGCCAGCACCCTCTGGGCATTGCCGGCAGCGCAGGCGCTGGCCGCCGATGTCTACCCCAGCAAGCCCGTCAAGCTCATCGTTCCCTTTGCGGCAGGCGGCTCCACCGATATCGTGGCGCGGGTGATTGCTGAAGGCATGCGCTCCACCCTGGGCCAACCGGTGATCGTGGACAACAAGGGCGGCGCCGGCGGCCTGATAGGCAGCGAAGCCATTGCCCAGGCCGCCGCCGATGGCTACACCATTGGCATGGCCACCGTGAGCACGGCCACCATCAACCCCCTGCTCTACAAGCGCGCAATCAAGCTGGAAGGCAAGCTGCTGCCCGTAGCCAATCTAGTGACCATGCCCTCGGTCTATATGGCACACCCCAAGATGGGCGTGAACAACTTCAACGACTTTCTGGCCAAGATCAAGGCCCAGCCAGGTAGCTACAGCGCCGGCGTGCCGGGTCTCGGAACGCTGGGCCATCTGATGGTGGCTTCGTTCAACGAGACCATGAAGACCCAGATCCAGATCGTGCCCTATCGCGGCAACGGCCCGGCGCTCAATGACGCTCTGGCCGGCATGGTGCAGATCATGACCGACCAGCTGCCTTCGGCCATGCCCCAGATCAAGGGCGGCAAGCTGGTGCCGGTGGTGGTCGCCTCCCACGGCCGCTCGCCCGACCTGCCCAATGTGCCCACCTTCAAAGAACTGGGCTATGAAGAACTCAACGAGCTGGGCATCAGCTGGTTCGGTCTGGTCGTTCCATCCGGCACACCAGCAGCCATCGTCAAGCAGCTGCAGGAAGCCGCCGTCAAGGCTGCCCATCTGCCCGAGGTGCAAAAGCATCTGAAAAATCTGGGCGCCACCTCGACCGAAACGCCTCCAGCGCAGTTCCCGGCCCAGATCGCCGCCGAACTCAAGCGCAACAAGGCGCTGCTGGACAAGGCCGGCGTCAAGCCCGAATAA
- a CDS encoding M20 family metallopeptidase translates to MQAMNALQDFFQRETPRMTALADQIWSLAELRYAENASAQLHTAALEQAGFRITQNVAGIPTAFMAEWGHEGPVIALLGEYDALSGLNQQSGALVCTPSTDSPGLAGHGCGHHLLGTSAHFAAIALQQHLSRTGQSGRVRYYGCPAEEGGSGKTFMARAGVFDDVDAALTWHPASYTGLFSQSTLANIQAKFIFHGKASHAAHSPHLGRSALDAVELMNVGVNYLREHMPSDARVHYAVTDSGGLSPNVVQARAEALYLIRAARNHEAAELYERVQNVARGAALMTDCKLEIVFDKACSNLLQNSTLNEVMYAQMLALGQLQVDAQTQSVAGQFQATLDQNDVDAVSRPLASVLRGKVPAIFEGLSPYDPKVNDIMFGSTDVADVSWITPTVQAWVACYAFGTPLHSWQMVSQGQSTLAHAGMVRAAKILTATAIELLAHPEQLSLAKQELLQRRGGKPYICPIPPEVPLPFLRK, encoded by the coding sequence ATGCAAGCGATGAACGCCCTGCAGGATTTCTTTCAGCGTGAAACCCCGCGCATGACGGCTTTGGCCGATCAGATCTGGTCGCTGGCCGAGCTGCGCTATGCCGAGAATGCCTCGGCCCAACTGCACACGGCAGCGCTGGAACAGGCCGGCTTTCGCATCACCCAGAACGTGGCCGGCATTCCCACGGCCTTCATGGCCGAATGGGGTCACGAAGGCCCGGTGATTGCCCTGCTCGGCGAGTACGATGCGCTGTCGGGTCTGAACCAGCAAAGCGGCGCCCTGGTCTGCACGCCATCCACCGACAGTCCGGGCCTGGCCGGCCATGGCTGCGGCCACCACCTGCTGGGCACATCGGCCCACTTTGCGGCCATTGCGCTGCAACAGCATCTGAGCCGCACGGGCCAGAGCGGCCGCGTGCGCTACTACGGCTGCCCGGCCGAGGAAGGCGGCTCCGGCAAGACCTTTATGGCGCGCGCCGGTGTGTTCGACGATGTCGATGCCGCGCTGACCTGGCACCCGGCCAGCTACACCGGCCTGTTCAGTCAGAGTACTTTGGCCAATATCCAGGCCAAGTTCATCTTCCACGGCAAGGCTTCGCACGCCGCACATTCGCCGCACCTGGGCCGCAGCGCGCTGGATGCGGTGGAGTTGATGAACGTGGGCGTGAACTATCTGCGCGAACACATGCCTTCGGATGCGCGCGTGCACTATGCCGTGACCGATAGCGGCGGCCTGTCGCCCAATGTGGTGCAAGCCCGCGCCGAAGCGCTGTATCTGATACGCGCAGCGCGCAACCACGAAGCAGCCGAACTCTACGAGCGCGTGCAGAACGTGGCCCGTGGTGCGGCGCTGATGACCGATTGCAAGCTGGAGATCGTGTTCGACAAGGCCTGCTCCAATCTGCTGCAAAACAGCACCTTGAACGAGGTGATGTATGCGCAGATGCTGGCTCTGGGCCAGTTGCAGGTGGATGCGCAGACCCAGTCCGTGGCCGGCCAGTTTCAGGCCACGCTGGATCAGAACGACGTGGACGCCGTCAGCCGCCCGCTGGCCAGCGTGTTGCGCGGCAAGGTTCCGGCCATCTTCGAAGGCCTGTCGCCCTACGACCCCAAGGTCAACGACATCATGTTCGGCTCCACCGACGTGGCCGATGTGAGCTGGATCACGCCCACGGTCCAGGCCTGGGTGGCCTGCTACGCTTTCGGCACGCCGCTGCATTCATGGCAGATGGTCTCGCAAGGCCAATCCACCCTGGCCCATGCAGGCATGGTGCGTGCGGCCAAGATTCTGACGGCCACCGCCATCGAACTGCTGGCCCATCCCGAGCAGCTAAGCCTGGCCAAGCAGGAGCTGCTGCAGCGCCGCGGTGGCAAGCCTTATATCTGCCCCATACCGCCAGAGGTGCCGCTGCCGTTTTTGCGCAAGTAA
- a CDS encoding DUF3149 domain-containing protein, translating into MKLMIDLFSTDYGLMSLIVIVLILVMAVFFTCLFMGKMKHIAAEAPKE; encoded by the coding sequence ATGAAATTGATGATCGATCTTTTTTCCACCGACTACGGGCTGATGAGCCTGATCGTCATCGTCTTGATTCTGGTGATGGCGGTGTTCTTCACCTGCTTGTTCATGGGCAAGATGAAACACATTGCGGCCGAGGCCCCCAAGGAATGA
- a CDS encoding SlyX family protein, whose amino-acid sequence MSEDMESLQTRVMELEIKASYTDDLLEQLNMTIYRQQQQIDMLINELRELKRQVPEGGGAGQRNLRDELPPHY is encoded by the coding sequence ATGAGCGAGGACATGGAGTCTCTGCAGACCAGGGTGATGGAGCTGGAGATCAAGGCCAGCTATACCGACGATCTGCTGGAGCAGCTCAATATGACGATTTACCGCCAGCAGCAGCAAATCGACATGCTCATCAACGAGTTGCGCGAACTCAAGCGCCAGGTGCCCGAGGGTGGGGGTGCCGGGCAGCGCAATTTGCGTGACGAACTGCCGCCGCACTATTGA
- a CDS encoding PLP-dependent aminotransferase family protein: protein MQFAKRLDNVETSAIRELFKLLGKPGIISFAGGFPDSAMFDVAGISAASAAALQQEAGAALQYGATEGYQPLREQLSTFMVSKGAPDVAPEQLIVTTGSQQALDLLGKTMLGEGDKVIVEGPTFLATIQCFRLYGAEVISAPVDEHGVNTDALEALIAEHQPKLVYLIPTFGNPSGATLSLERRKKVLELAVKYQTLVVEDDPYGDLYFDAAPPASLLSLSREVPGSRAWLAHCGSLSKVLSPGLRIGWLIAPPELLSRAVMCKQFSDAHTSTFAQATAAQYLKSGAMPKTLAHVREVYAKRAKAMGDALREQLGDAVEFVQPQGGLFLWVRLTGARGQLADAGVLAKKAIEESVAFVPGTPFYAQNADSATFRLSFATADEEKIRDGIARLAKALKG from the coding sequence ATGCAATTTGCCAAACGACTCGATAACGTAGAGACCTCTGCGATCCGTGAACTGTTCAAGCTGCTGGGCAAGCCCGGCATCATCAGCTTTGCAGGCGGCTTTCCGGACAGCGCCATGTTTGATGTGGCAGGCATCAGTGCCGCATCGGCAGCCGCCCTGCAGCAAGAGGCCGGTGCGGCATTGCAATATGGCGCCACCGAGGGCTATCAGCCGCTGCGCGAGCAGCTCTCGACCTTCATGGTCAGCAAGGGCGCGCCCGATGTGGCGCCCGAGCAGCTCATCGTGACCACGGGCAGCCAGCAGGCGCTGGATTTGCTTGGCAAGACCATGCTGGGCGAAGGTGACAAGGTTATCGTGGAAGGCCCGACTTTCCTGGCCACCATCCAGTGTTTCCGCCTTTATGGCGCTGAAGTCATCTCCGCTCCCGTGGACGAGCACGGCGTCAACACCGATGCGCTGGAGGCGCTGATTGCCGAGCACCAGCCCAAGCTGGTCTATCTGATTCCCACTTTTGGCAACCCCAGCGGAGCCACGCTGAGCCTGGAACGCCGCAAGAAAGTGCTGGAGCTGGCCGTCAAGTACCAGACGCTGGTGGTGGAGGACGATCCCTACGGCGATCTGTACTTCGATGCAGCGCCGCCCGCCAGCCTGCTGTCGCTCTCGCGCGAAGTGCCTGGCAGCCGAGCCTGGCTGGCGCACTGCGGCTCGCTGTCCAAGGTGCTCAGCCCCGGTCTGCGCATAGGCTGGCTGATTGCTCCGCCCGAGCTGCTGTCCCGCGCCGTGATGTGCAAGCAGTTCAGCGATGCCCACACCAGCACTTTTGCCCAGGCCACGGCAGCGCAATACCTGAAGTCCGGCGCCATGCCCAAGACTTTGGCTCATGTGCGCGAGGTCTATGCCAAGCGCGCCAAGGCCATGGGCGATGCGCTGCGTGAGCAGCTCGGCGATGCCGTGGAATTTGTCCAGCCCCAAGGCGGCTTGTTCCTGTGGGTGCGGCTGACGGGTGCTCGCGGTCAGCTGGCCGATGCCGGTGTCCTGGCAAAAAAGGCCATTGAGGAAAGCGTGGCCTTTGTACCGGGCACGCCTTTCTATGCACAGAACGCCGACAGCGCCACCTTCCGCCTCTCGTTTGCGACGGCCGACGAAGAGAAGATTCGCGATGGCATTGCGCGTCTGGCCAAGGCGCTGAAAGGGTGA
- a CDS encoding collagen-like triple helix repeat-containing protein: MNSKTGLGLRSLCAVALAASLAACGSSGSLRSDTGAGSGGSGGGDVVAGGGGTGGGTGGGTGGGTGGGTGGGTGGGTGGGTGGGNNGGNPAADSLTVVRNTVNNTSDALGGVNGVITDANTLVTSVLGKATDNTPLSGIAQPASGILGNTNSAVASLTNGVSSGLGQIGKTADPIGTTVQSVAPAVGYLGQAVGSVGKTVSALDKPELGAVGDVAGLAGGLVQTVGGGVTRLEGTVKQVTQSPLVSGLTSNLSSTATPILGSVVGTVQNLGQTTGIGQPVNNLLTTVGGLVSHVGTGIAATDAPIVAPLGQVVDGVGETVAGLGGLAKTPGSTPHAGLLSPVTGLLGGVTGGSSAGLLSPVTGLLGGINGGSNGGPLSPVTSLVGGLTGGLTGGSGGGGVLAPVTQLVGGLTGGVTGGSGGAAGIGGILTPVTHLVGGLTGGVASGSTAPVGGILAPVTHLVSGVTGGLTVAANATTNVTAGTEAQAGPLGGLLGGVLGSVGALTAGLGATAK, from the coding sequence ATGAACAGCAAAACCGGTCTGGGCCTGCGCAGTCTTTGCGCCGTGGCCCTCGCGGCCAGCCTGGCGGCCTGCGGTTCCAGCGGCTCGCTTCGCAGCGATACCGGCGCGGGAAGCGGCGGCAGCGGTGGTGGCGATGTGGTCGCCGGCGGCGGTGGCACGGGCGGCGGCACAGGCGGCGGCACAGGCGGTGGCACAGGCGGTGGCACAGGCGGTGGCACAGGCGGTGGCACGGGCGGCGGGACCGGTGGGGGCAACAACGGCGGCAACCCTGCGGCGGATTCTCTGACCGTGGTTCGCAACACCGTCAACAACACCAGCGATGCCCTGGGTGGCGTCAACGGCGTGATCACCGATGCCAATACGCTGGTCACCAGCGTGCTGGGCAAGGCGACAGATAACACCCCGCTGAGCGGCATCGCACAGCCGGCCAGCGGCATTCTGGGCAACACCAACTCTGCCGTCGCGTCTCTGACCAACGGAGTCAGCTCGGGGCTGGGTCAAATCGGCAAGACCGCCGACCCCATAGGCACCACGGTACAAAGCGTGGCCCCTGCCGTGGGCTATCTGGGTCAAGCTGTCGGCAGCGTGGGTAAGACCGTCAGCGCACTGGACAAGCCAGAGTTGGGCGCCGTGGGCGATGTGGCGGGTCTGGCAGGCGGTCTCGTCCAGACAGTGGGAGGCGGCGTCACCCGCCTGGAAGGAACGGTCAAGCAAGTGACGCAAAGCCCTCTGGTCAGCGGACTGACCAGCAATCTCAGCAGCACCGCCACACCCATTCTGGGCAGCGTGGTCGGCACGGTACAAAACCTGGGTCAGACCACCGGCATTGGTCAGCCGGTCAACAATCTGCTGACCACCGTGGGAGGTTTGGTCAGCCATGTAGGCACCGGTATTGCCGCTACCGACGCCCCCATCGTCGCACCGCTGGGCCAGGTGGTTGACGGAGTGGGCGAGACCGTTGCCGGCCTGGGCGGTCTGGCCAAAACACCAGGTTCCACTCCCCATGCCGGCTTGCTCAGCCCCGTCACCGGCCTGCTTGGCGGCGTGACCGGCGGCAGCAGTGCCGGCCTGCTCTCGCCGGTTACCGGTTTGCTGGGTGGAATCAATGGCGGTAGCAACGGAGGTCCTCTGTCTCCAGTCACCAGCCTGGTCGGCGGTCTGACCGGGGGTTTGACAGGCGGTTCCGGTGGAGGCGGCGTTCTGGCGCCCGTCACCCAACTTGTCGGCGGACTCACCGGCGGTGTGACCGGCGGCTCTGGTGGCGCAGCTGGCATAGGGGGCATTCTCACTCCCGTCACTCACCTTGTCGGCGGACTGACAGGTGGTGTGGCCAGCGGCTCCACGGCTCCCGTGGGCGGCATCCTGGCGCCTGTCACCCATCTGGTCTCTGGCGTGACCGGCGGGCTGACCGTGGCCGCCAATGCCACCACCAATGTGACTGCGGGCACGGAAGCCCAGGCCGGCCCACTGGGTGGTCTGCTGGGCGGAGTTCTCGGAAGCGTGGGAGCGCTGACGGCAGGTCTGGGCGCCACTGCCAAGTAA
- a CDS encoding POTRA domain-containing protein — protein MKQTRTFRRSRWARALPLSLPLLFGTALTWAQSGNPLQTLPRVPPASRPQVPIQIQTPQVGNQDIASVQVAVRGVNVQGSSAIAFDEVSALFTPFINGTHTVGALAQAAQKVGELYQQRGFALSFAFLPPQNFADGVVLVTVVEGYVANLQLEGDFGRSESGIRELAQPLLHEKPLTTQTFQRQTQLMARLPGVQIVASASLPTTTDGATALVIKSKHKPVVVAFGGELRKPTPRVIASLTLNDPLWAGSQLQLSTMLQKPSKERFSSLGFTQLLNAEGTLARASFSDYRSFNNPATHIPGIDDLTRQRKLDFNISHPLILSNRTQLTGTAGLYAINYNKELQTSNQYLANDERVRTLYAQLAWSSFSPQATRSANVLLARGLNSMGAQAGLLYQDPNQTLLLPSSVKLDFTRLLMEYSQRHRFASKFGAGFAVGGQYSRDILPTPEKISFGSNRFGRGYQAGEFSGDSGLGASVEGNYQFVMAHQWLKSVEPYVLYEWARTHQRTSGLAGNTLRSASLGLRLSDSRHYSLDLAASKPMGDRTANNPERELRYSLLLSYNLDL, from the coding sequence ATGAAGCAAACAAGAACTTTTCGCCGCTCGCGTTGGGCACGCGCTTTGCCGCTGAGCCTGCCGCTGCTTTTCGGCACGGCTCTGACATGGGCCCAGTCGGGCAATCCGCTGCAAACCCTGCCCCGCGTGCCGCCAGCCAGCCGCCCTCAGGTGCCGATACAGATACAGACGCCCCAGGTCGGCAACCAGGATATTGCCAGCGTGCAAGTCGCTGTCAGGGGCGTGAATGTCCAAGGCAGCTCGGCCATTGCCTTCGATGAAGTCAGCGCCCTGTTCACGCCCTTCATCAACGGCACCCATACCGTGGGCGCTCTGGCCCAGGCGGCGCAGAAAGTGGGAGAGCTGTACCAGCAACGCGGATTTGCGCTCTCTTTTGCTTTTTTGCCGCCACAGAACTTTGCCGATGGCGTGGTCCTGGTCACCGTGGTTGAAGGCTATGTGGCCAATCTTCAGCTGGAGGGCGATTTCGGGCGTTCCGAATCCGGGATTCGCGAACTGGCCCAGCCCCTGCTTCATGAAAAACCGTTGACCACCCAGACCTTTCAACGACAGACCCAGCTGATGGCCCGTCTGCCGGGCGTGCAGATTGTCGCCTCTGCCAGCCTGCCCACCACCACGGATGGCGCCACCGCACTTGTCATCAAGTCCAAGCACAAGCCTGTGGTGGTGGCTTTTGGCGGCGAATTGCGCAAGCCCACACCGCGCGTGATTGCGTCGCTCACGCTCAACGACCCCTTGTGGGCAGGCAGCCAGTTGCAGCTGTCCACCATGCTGCAAAAACCCAGCAAGGAGCGTTTCAGCTCACTGGGCTTTACCCAGCTGCTCAATGCCGAAGGCACGCTGGCTCGGGCCAGCTTTTCTGACTACCGCAGCTTCAACAACCCCGCCACGCACATACCCGGCATTGACGACCTGACGCGCCAGCGCAAGCTTGATTTCAACATCAGCCACCCCTTGATACTGAGCAACCGCACGCAGCTGACAGGTACGGCCGGTCTGTACGCCATCAACTACAACAAGGAGCTGCAAACCAGCAACCAGTACCTTGCCAATGATGAGCGGGTGCGCACGCTGTACGCCCAGCTGGCATGGTCATCGTTCAGCCCGCAGGCCACACGCTCGGCCAATGTGTTGCTGGCGCGGGGCCTGAACTCCATGGGCGCCCAGGCAGGTCTGCTCTATCAGGACCCCAACCAGACGCTGCTTCTACCCTCCTCCGTGAAGCTCGACTTCACACGCCTGCTGATGGAATACAGCCAGCGCCACCGCTTTGCCAGCAAATTCGGCGCCGGCTTTGCCGTGGGCGGGCAGTACAGCCGCGACATTCTGCCCACGCCTGAAAAGATCTCCTTCGGCTCCAACCGCTTTGGGCGCGGCTATCAGGCGGGAGAGTTTTCCGGCGACTCGGGCCTGGGCGCCAGCGTGGAAGGCAACTACCAGTTTGTCATGGCCCATCAGTGGCTCAAATCCGTCGAGCCCTATGTGCTTTATGAATGGGCACGCACCCATCAGCGAACCAGCGGGCTGGCGGGCAATACCTTGCGCTCGGCCAGCCTCGGCCTGCGCTTGTCCGACAGCCGCCACTACTCCCTGGACCTTGCGGCCAGCAAGCCCATGGGTGACCGCACGGCCAACAACCCCGAGCGCGAACTGCGCTACAGCCTGCTTCTCAGCTACAACCTCGATCTCTGA
- the nth gene encoding endonuclease III has product MKKSEIEPFFAALKAANPTPQTELEYTTVFELLTAVLLSAQATDVGVNKATRKLFPVANTPQAILDLGLEGLESYIKTIGLYRSKAKHLMQTCAMLVNLHGGQVPSTREELEALPGVGRKTANVVLNVAFGQPTMAVDTHIFRVSNRTGLAPGKNPLEVEKQLLKRVPEEYAVDSHHWLILLGRYVCQARKPRCWECVVSQYCDFTPKTAAPTAGKKS; this is encoded by the coding sequence ATGAAAAAAAGCGAGATCGAGCCTTTTTTTGCCGCGCTCAAGGCCGCCAACCCCACGCCGCAAACCGAGCTGGAATACACCACCGTCTTTGAGCTGCTGACCGCCGTGCTGCTGTCGGCCCAGGCCACCGACGTGGGCGTGAACAAGGCCACGCGCAAGCTGTTTCCGGTAGCCAATACGCCGCAGGCAATTCTGGATCTGGGTCTGGAGGGGCTTGAGAGCTATATCAAGACCATAGGTCTGTACCGCAGCAAAGCCAAGCATCTGATGCAGACCTGCGCCATGCTGGTGAATCTGCATGGCGGCCAGGTGCCCAGCACCCGCGAAGAACTGGAAGCCTTGCCCGGCGTGGGCCGCAAGACCGCCAATGTGGTGCTCAACGTGGCCTTTGGCCAACCTACCATGGCGGTGGACACGCATATCTTTCGCGTAAGCAACCGCACCGGGCTGGCCCCCGGCAAGAATCCGTTGGAAGTGGAGAAACAGCTGCTCAAACGCGTGCCCGAGGAGTACGCCGTGGATTCTCACCACTGGCTGATCCTGCTGGGCCGCTATGTCTGCCAGGCCCGCAAGCCCCGCTGCTGGGAGTGCGTGGTGTCCCAATACTGCGATTTCACGCCCAAGACGGCCGCGCCCACGGCAGGAAAAAAGAGCTGA